A single window of Archangium gephyra DNA harbors:
- the rplL gene encoding 50S ribosomal protein L7/L12, producing MAADLNSIVDQLSTLTVMEAAELVKQLESKWGVSAAAVAVAGPAAGGPAAAPVEEKTEFNVILADAGANKINVIKEIRAITGLGLKEAKDLVEGAPKTVKEGVNKDDAKKIKDQLTAAGAKVDIK from the coding sequence CCGCTGACCTGAATTCGATCGTTGACCAGCTCTCCACCCTCACGGTGATGGAGGCCGCCGAGCTCGTGAAGCAGCTCGAGAGCAAGTGGGGCGTCTCCGCCGCCGCCGTGGCCGTTGCCGGCCCCGCGGCCGGTGGCCCCGCCGCGGCCCCGGTCGAGGAGAAGACGGAGTTCAACGTCATCCTCGCCGACGCCGGCGCGAACAAGATCAACGTCATCAAGGAGATCCGCGCCATCACCGGCCTGGGCCTGAAGGAGGCCAAGGACCTGGTCGAGGGCGCCCCGAAGACCGTCAAGGAGGGCGTCAACAAGGACGACGCCAAGAAGATCAAGGACCAGCTCACCGCGGCTGGCGCCAAGGTCGACATCAAGTAG
- the rpoB gene encoding DNA-directed RNA polymerase subunit beta, whose amino-acid sequence MPTQIQNNFRVRKTFAKIAKTIDIPNLINIQKQSYEKFLQADIPPEKREDLGLQGVFKSVFPIRDFNETSSLEFVSYHLEKPKYDVDECHQRGMTYSAPIKVVVRLVVWDKDEETGAQSIRDVKEQEVYFGEIPLMTQNGTFIINGTERVVVSQLHRSPGAFFDHDKGKSHSSGKLLYNARIIPYRGSWIDFEFDHKDILYVRIDRRRKLPATVLIRALGAVADTAKKNPLEFRGSTEEILNYYYATETIYLQSNADFEKSVELELLPGQRATRDIKTKTGDVIVKKNRKFTRAAIKKLEAAKMKTLPIDADELFTKVSAYDVVDENTGEVILECNEEVSQEKIDELLKRDIKEFKVLFIDNLNVGPYLRETLMLDKIESPEQAIMEIYRRLRPGDPPTPETATNLFSNLFFNPERYDLSKVGRLKLNFKFGLEEPLDGQILTKRDILEVIRYLVDLKNGKGVIDDIDHLGNRRVRAVGELLENQYRIGLVRMERAIKERMSLQEIETLMPHDLINAKPVTAVIKEFFGSSQLSQFMDQTNPLSEVTHKRRLSALGPGGLTRERAGFEVRDVHPTHYGRICPIETPEGPNIGLIASLSTFARVNEFGFVETPYKKVEAGSVTGDVAFYSALEEEKHTIAQANAETDKKGKFVNALVSSRRGGEFVQAKAEEVDLMDVSPNQLVSVAASLIPFLENDDANRALMGSNMQRQAVPLLRTAAPLVGTGIEAIVARDSGVTCVARRDGIVESVDASRIVVKADSAAGAFDISSEVDIYNLLKYQRSNQNTCLNQKPIVRKGDRVRKGDVIADGPATETGELALGQNVVVAFMPWQGYNFEDSILISERILKEDVFTSIHIEEFECIARDTKLGKEEITRDIPNVGEEALKDLDESGIIRIGAEVKPGDVLVGKITPKGETQLSPEEKLLRAIFGEKAGDVRDSSLRVPPGVVGTVINAKVFSRKGVEKDERAKQIESMEEAKLLKDQNDEIKVLRDSAYGRLRIMLRGKEIQGKLVDDKGKILLKKGDIVSDELLATVPYKYWTEISVGDALDGKLRDILRNLEETTEAVKLAFGEKIARIKKGDELPPGVIKMVKVYVAIKRKLAVGDKMAGRHGNKGVVSRILPEEDLPYLEDGRPVDIVLNPLGVPSRMNIGQILETHLGWAAKGVGEQLQRYIDENYSGENLKKQLKIVYDDKAFGDFVDTLSDDEVKSLCYRLKKGIHVATPVFDGARETEIHSLFDEARLPRTGQMVLFDGRTGEPFDQNVTVGVMYILKLHHLVDEKIHARSIGPYSLVTQQPLGGKAQFGGQRLGEMEVWAMEAYGAAYTLQEFLTVKSDDVVGRTRMYEAIVKGDNVLESGLPESFNVLLKELQSLALDVELLESAPPERQRSFSGDFGGGGSDGEDRVKTGTEA is encoded by the coding sequence ATGCCGACGCAGATCCAGAACAACTTCCGAGTGCGGAAGACCTTCGCGAAGATCGCGAAGACCATCGACATTCCCAACCTCATCAACATCCAGAAGCAGTCCTACGAGAAGTTCCTCCAGGCTGATATCCCGCCGGAGAAGCGTGAGGACCTCGGGCTTCAGGGAGTTTTCAAGTCGGTCTTCCCCATCCGGGATTTCAACGAGACGTCCTCGCTCGAGTTCGTCAGCTACCACCTCGAGAAGCCCAAGTACGACGTGGATGAGTGCCACCAGCGTGGCATGACCTACTCGGCGCCCATCAAGGTCGTCGTGCGCCTGGTCGTCTGGGACAAGGACGAGGAGACGGGCGCCCAGTCCATCCGCGATGTGAAGGAGCAGGAGGTCTACTTCGGCGAAATCCCGCTGATGACCCAGAACGGCACCTTCATCATCAACGGGACCGAGCGCGTGGTGGTCAGCCAGCTGCACCGCAGCCCGGGTGCCTTCTTCGACCACGACAAGGGCAAGAGCCACTCGTCTGGCAAGCTGCTCTACAACGCCCGCATCATCCCGTACCGCGGCTCGTGGATCGACTTCGAGTTCGACCACAAGGACATCCTCTACGTCCGCATCGACCGGCGCCGCAAGCTGCCGGCCACGGTGCTCATCCGCGCCCTGGGCGCGGTCGCGGACACCGCCAAGAAGAACCCGCTGGAGTTCCGTGGCTCCACCGAGGAGATCCTCAACTACTACTACGCCACGGAGACCATCTACCTCCAGAGCAACGCCGACTTCGAGAAGTCGGTGGAGCTGGAGCTGCTGCCCGGTCAGCGCGCCACGCGCGACATCAAGACGAAGACGGGCGACGTCATCGTCAAGAAGAACCGCAAGTTCACCCGCGCCGCCATCAAGAAGCTCGAGGCGGCCAAGATGAAGACGCTCCCCATCGACGCGGACGAGCTCTTCACCAAGGTGTCCGCCTACGACGTGGTGGACGAGAACACCGGCGAGGTCATCCTCGAGTGCAACGAGGAAGTCTCGCAGGAGAAGATCGACGAGCTCCTCAAGCGCGACATCAAGGAGTTCAAGGTCCTCTTCATCGACAACCTCAACGTGGGTCCCTACCTGCGTGAGACGTTGATGCTGGACAAGATCGAGTCGCCCGAGCAGGCGATCATGGAGATCTACCGCCGCCTGCGCCCGGGAGATCCCCCGACGCCGGAGACGGCCACCAACCTGTTCAGCAACCTCTTCTTCAACCCCGAGCGCTACGACCTGTCCAAGGTCGGCCGCCTCAAGCTGAACTTCAAGTTCGGCCTCGAGGAGCCGCTCGACGGGCAGATCCTCACCAAGCGCGACATCCTCGAGGTCATCCGCTACCTGGTGGACCTCAAGAACGGCAAGGGTGTGATCGACGACATCGATCACCTCGGCAACCGCCGTGTGCGCGCGGTGGGCGAGCTGCTGGAGAACCAGTACCGCATCGGTCTGGTGCGCATGGAGCGGGCGATCAAGGAGCGCATGAGCCTCCAGGAGATCGAGACGCTCATGCCGCACGACCTGATCAACGCCAAGCCGGTGACGGCGGTCATCAAGGAGTTCTTCGGGTCCAGCCAGCTGTCGCAGTTCATGGACCAGACGAACCCCCTGTCCGAGGTCACGCACAAGCGGCGTCTGTCCGCCCTCGGGCCCGGCGGCCTCACCCGCGAGCGCGCGGGCTTCGAGGTGCGCGACGTGCACCCGACGCACTACGGCCGCATCTGCCCCATCGAGACGCCGGAAGGCCCGAACATCGGCCTCATCGCGTCGCTGTCCACCTTCGCTCGCGTCAACGAGTTCGGCTTCGTCGAGACGCCGTACAAGAAGGTGGAGGCTGGCTCGGTCACCGGTGACGTGGCCTTCTACTCCGCGCTCGAGGAGGAGAAGCACACGATCGCCCAGGCCAACGCCGAGACCGACAAGAAGGGCAAGTTCGTCAACGCCCTCGTGTCCTCTCGCCGCGGCGGTGAGTTCGTCCAGGCCAAGGCCGAGGAAGTGGACCTGATGGACGTGTCCCCGAACCAGCTGGTGTCGGTGGCCGCCTCCCTCATCCCGTTCCTCGAGAACGACGACGCCAACCGCGCCCTCATGGGCTCGAACATGCAGCGCCAGGCCGTTCCGCTGCTGCGCACCGCCGCTCCGCTCGTGGGCACCGGCATCGAGGCGATCGTCGCCCGCGACTCCGGCGTCACCTGCGTGGCCCGGCGCGATGGCATCGTGGAGAGCGTGGACGCCAGCCGCATCGTGGTGAAGGCGGACTCCGCCGCGGGCGCGTTCGACATCTCCAGCGAGGTCGACATCTACAACCTCCTGAAGTACCAGCGCTCCAACCAGAACACGTGCCTCAACCAGAAGCCCATCGTCCGCAAGGGCGACCGGGTGCGGAAGGGTGACGTGATCGCCGACGGTCCCGCCACCGAGACCGGCGAGCTGGCGCTGGGCCAGAACGTGGTCGTCGCGTTCATGCCGTGGCAGGGCTACAACTTCGAGGACTCCATCCTCATCTCCGAGCGCATCCTCAAGGAGGACGTCTTCACGTCCATCCACATCGAGGAGTTCGAGTGCATCGCGCGCGACACCAAGCTCGGCAAGGAGGAGATCACCCGCGACATCCCGAACGTGGGTGAGGAGGCCCTCAAGGACCTCGACGAGAGCGGCATCATCCGCATCGGCGCCGAGGTGAAGCCTGGCGACGTGCTCGTGGGCAAGATCACTCCGAAGGGCGAGACCCAGCTCTCTCCCGAGGAGAAGCTGCTGCGCGCCATCTTCGGTGAGAAGGCCGGCGACGTGCGCGACAGCTCGCTGCGCGTGCCCCCCGGCGTGGTGGGCACCGTCATCAACGCCAAGGTGTTCAGCCGCAAGGGCGTCGAGAAGGACGAGCGCGCCAAGCAGATCGAGTCCATGGAGGAGGCCAAGCTCCTCAAGGACCAGAACGACGAGATCAAGGTCCTGCGCGACAGCGCCTACGGCCGCCTGCGCATCATGCTCCGCGGCAAGGAGATCCAGGGCAAGCTCGTGGACGACAAGGGCAAGATCCTCCTGAAGAAGGGGGACATCGTCTCCGACGAGCTGCTGGCCACCGTCCCGTACAAGTACTGGACGGAGATCTCCGTCGGCGATGCGCTCGACGGCAAGCTGCGCGACATCCTCCGCAACCTGGAGGAGACCACCGAGGCCGTGAAGCTGGCCTTCGGCGAGAAGATCGCCCGCATCAAGAAGGGCGATGAGCTCCCGCCGGGCGTCATCAAGATGGTCAAGGTGTACGTCGCCATCAAGCGCAAGCTGGCCGTGGGCGACAAGATGGCCGGCCGCCACGGTAACAAGGGCGTCGTCTCCCGCATCCTCCCCGAGGAGGACCTGCCGTACCTCGAGGACGGGCGTCCGGTGGACATCGTGCTCAACCCGCTGGGCGTGCCCTCGCGCATGAACATCGGGCAGATCCTCGAGACGCACCTGGGCTGGGCCGCCAAGGGCGTGGGCGAGCAGCTCCAGCGCTACATCGACGAGAACTACAGCGGCGAGAACCTCAAGAAGCAGCTGAAGATCGTCTACGACGACAAGGCCTTCGGCGACTTCGTGGACACCCTGTCCGATGACGAGGTCAAGAGCCTGTGCTACCGCCTGAAGAAGGGCATCCATGTCGCCACGCCGGTGTTCGACGGCGCGCGCGAGACGGAGATCCACTCGCTCTTCGATGAGGCCCGCCTGCCGCGTACCGGCCAGATGGTGCTCTTCGACGGCCGCACCGGTGAGCCGTTCGACCAGAACGTCACCGTGGGCGTCATGTACATCCTCAAGCTGCACCACCTGGTGGACGAGAAGATCCACGCCCGCTCCATCGGACCCTACTCGCTCGTCACGCAGCAGCCCCTGGGCGGCAAGGCCCAGTTCGGCGGCCAGCGTCTGGGAGAGATGGAAGTGTGGGCGATGGAGGCCTACGGCGCGGCGTACACGCTCCAGGAGTTCCTCACCGTCAAGTCCGACGACGTGGTGGGCCGCACGCGCATGTACGAGGCGATCGTCAAGGGCGACAACGTCCTCGAGTCCGGCCTGCCCGAGTCGTTCAACGTCCTCCTCAAGGAGCTCCAGTCGCTCGCGCTCGACGTCGAGCTGCTGGAGAGCGCTCCGCCCGAGCGCCAGCGCTCCTTCTCCGGAGACTTCGGTGGTGGTGGCAGTGATGGCGAGGACCGCGTGAAGACCGGTACCGAGGCCTAG